CACCCCATCCTTAACTCCAAGTTGGTAATTAAAATATGCCTTTTTACCTGGCAATGGCAATTGGTGTTCGGCGACATCAATTAAGACATTAAACTCTGCCTTATTCAATGCCTCAATAATTCGTTCTTTTTTAACCAGTGTCAGGACAACACCGTTTTCATTTAAAGCCTGCATCACCTCATCCATTTTCATTAACATCCCGCCTAATTTGGGCGGAACAATCGAAATTGAAGCCTTACTTTCATCTTCAGAAATAACCACCTCGACTGTGCCTTTAATATATTGTCGTGGTCCTATTTTTACCGGTTCTTTTGTTCTTTTTGTGCATACCTCTTCTACTTTTTCCTGCTCAATATTTACAAATCCATCCTCCTCACATTTCTTCAGAATATCTTGCGGGGTAACTTGTTTTCCTTCCCCGCGATGATGGATAATGGTGATATAAAGTCCATCAGAGCGATTATCAAAAGAAAATGAACCATCAACCGGTGGTCCGTATAATTCATCCCATCGCTCACTCCACGGACCAATAACATTGGCTTTAAATACACGCAGAAGAATACCTTTTGAGTAAGGTGTTGGCAGTAATTTGTAACCTGCTTCGGTATGCGGCAATCCTAATAATCCTGCTCCCCGCCTTTTCCCTTCTTCTACAGAGAAAGCGGCTAAAATCACTGATGATGGGATGTCGGTTTTTATCTGAGGTTTATTTTCTAAAGTTATCTCTTCGACTGGTTCGATTCTAGGCGGTTCATAAGTTATGGCGGTTACTCCACTCATTTCTATTTTATAGGTGGTTTTTTTAACGGGTTTTTTAGCAATCATACTTCTTCTTCCCAACAGCATCTTTACTTTGGGATAAAGAATTCCCTGAACAGAAAGTCTTCCTCCTTGACCAACCTTTAATTCTGTTTGAACAGATGACTTTTCACTTCCAATTGCCATTGCGGATATTTCTTTTTTGGCAGAAGTTGTTCCGCCGGTAATTATTCCTCTTCGTCCAGAACAGATGACTCGATAGCCATTTACTTTACTGCCAAGAATTGGTCCGTCAATGAGAATATTTCCTTTTGCCTCAAGGGTGGCTTCTTTAACCGCAGAGGCTTTAATATCTTCCTCAGCAGTTATTGTCGCTTTTGAAATCTCTTGACCTATTTCAATGCTTCCGCCAGAGGTAATTTCTGCAGACTGCACCAAACCGCCAATAATAATATCACCCCCGGCGTGAACCTTGAATTTTTCACCAACATTTCCGCTAATCTTTACCCGACCTTCAAACTCAATATCCTCATCTACATCTCCTTGAATTTGCAGTTCTTCTTCTACATCGACACGGTGTCCTCTCCAACTAATCTTCCCTGATACAGCTGAGTAAATTCGTTGTTTATCTTCAGAAAGATATGTGTTTTTCCCGGGGATAAGAGGGATATCCTCGCCCACTTGTGGTGTCAATTCTTCCCCGGTAACAGTCAAACCAGGCTTGCCAGGAGCAGGTGGATTTTTAACGGCTAAGAGTTGGCCAGGGATAGCTTCGTCTCCTAATAATTCCTGTTCCCAATCTTGTATTCCATATTGATAGGCAAGGTCTTGCTCCATTGAAAACCCTCCATTTGTTGACTTTATCTTTACCCATAAGTTTTACTGAACAATGTTACATTCATTCACAATTCGCAATTCACCATTCACAATTTCTTCCCTAAATTTCCTTAATAATGGTGAATGGTGAATTGTCAATTGTGAATTATTACTCTTCACGGTGTTCAGTAAAAATTGTGGGACATAATTAGATTGTTGACAGAGGTCAAAAACCAGAAGTCAAAAAGGGATATTGACCTCTGACCCCTGTCCCTATCTATTATTATAACAAATTTCCTCACAAATGGCAAGAAATTTGTTGACATAGGATAAAATTTTTGGTAGAATATCTTCAGAATGAGCAAAAGTAATAAGAAGGCATGTCCCAAAAGGCAAAATACCTGCTAAACGGGTTGGCCGGGTATGGAAATTCTCAAGAAGATTACTTCAAAAATATGTAGAAGAAGGCGGTTACCATGAATCAGTTAATACCGAGAGAAAGGATAGAGAGTAAAATCTTTGTAATAAGAGACCAAAAGGTGATGTTGGATAGAGACCTGGCAGAACTTTATGAAGTAAAACCTATTAGGTTGAGAGAACAGGTAAAAAGGAATGCTAAACGATTTCCTGTAGATTTTATGTTTCAGCTAAACAAGGAGGAAAAAGAGGAACTTATCGCAAATTGCGATAGGTTCAAAATCATGAAGCATTCGCCTACGAATCCCTATGTCTTTACAGAACAAGGCGTAGCTATGCTATCATCTGTCCTTAACAGCGAAAGAGCTATCCTGGTCAATATCCAAATCATGCGAGCATTTACCAGGATGAGAAAAATATTAAGCTCCCATGAGGAATTGAGAAGAAAAGTTGAAGACATGGAGAGAAAGTATGATGCACAATTTGGAAAGTATGACACCCAATTTAAGATAATTTTTGATGCCATAAAAGCTCTAATGGCTCCACCACCAGAAAGAACCATAAAAATAGGATTCTGAAAAGATGAATGAAAAAATTGAAGAATTAGTTTTAAATCTAAATGATACCAGGATAAAGAAAAAACTACCTATTATCAGAGAGTTATTAAAATATGATAACTCTAAAGTAAATTTCAGTTAAAAAAAGTATTTTCAAAGGGTGAAAAAAAACAATGAATAATAACTGGCAAGGGATAATTGCCCAATATAAAGATTTTTTACCTGTGTTGGATAAAACCCCAATAATTACTTTAAAAGAAGGTAATACCCCTTTAATTGAGGCTAAAAATTTAAGTGAGGTAATTGGTGGAAATCTCAAGATTTATCTAAAATATGAGGGATTAAATCCAACGGGTTCTTTTAAAGATAGAGGTATGACTCTGGCTATTTCAAAGGCAGTCGAAGAAGGTTCAAAGGCAGTAATGTGTGCTTCAACAGGAAATACTTCTGCCTCAGCCGCCTGCTATGCCGCTCTGGCAAAAATAGATTGTGTGGTATTAATTCCTGAAGGGGCAATTGCCTTAGGGAAACTCGCTCAAGCCTTAATGCATGGTGCAAAAGTCCTGGCTGTTCAGGGAAATTTTGATGATGCCTTAAATTTAGTCCGTGAAATCACCGCTAAATATCCAGTCACCTTAGTCAATTCCATTAATCCTTATCGGATAGAAGGGCAAAAAACAGGTGCTTTTGAGATAGTGGATGTTTTGGGTAAAGCCCCTGATTATCACGCCATTCCAGTTGGTAATGCGGGAAATATCACTGCCTATTGGAAAGGCTATAAAGAATATAAACAAGCAGGTAAAATAGCCTCTTTACCCAAAATGCTTGGTTTTCAAGCCGCCGGGGCAGCACCAATTGTCGAAGGTAGAATAATTGAAAATCCACAAACGATTGCTACTGCTATAAAAATTGGTAATCCTGCCAGCTGGAAACAGGCATCTGCCGCCAGGGATGAATCCGGCGGAATAATTGATAAAGTAACGGATGAAGAAATTATTGAGGCGTATAAAATGTTAGCCGCTTTAGAAGGGGTATTTGTCGAACCAGCATCAGCCGCATCAGTAGCTGGTGTAATTAAGCTAAATAAACAAAACTATTTTAACCGATTATCAACTATTGTCTGTATCTTGACCGGACATGGACTAAAAGATCCTGATAGAGCAATTAAAGTTGCTCCTCAACCCACTGTAGTGCCAGCAAAGTTAGAAAAGATAGTAGAACTTTTGGGGTATTAAAATGGTAGAATCACGATTTATAAGGTTAATCCAAAGAGTAACTATTCACCGCAGAGACGCAGAGGAACAGAGAAAACATGGAAATAAATCAGATAACAGAAAAGATTATTAGTGTAGCCATTGAAATACATAGGACCTGCTTGCCGAATGTTCAGCCGGCAAGCCAGATTTGTTAATCCATCCCTGATTTTCATCAGGGCAAGTTTAATTGTTGTTGGACTCAAGAGCTTGCACTGATGAAAATCAGGGATGTTAAACCTATCGTCCATAAATTTTAATTTTCTTCTCTGCGTCTCTGCGTCTCTGCGGTGAACGGTTACAAATTTTGGAGCAATTATGAATATTGAGGACTTATTAAAGGAAAAGTTTAAAGAACTTTATTTATTAAGAGAAGAAATTTCTTCATTACCACCGGCGATAGCTGTGAAAAGAATATTAGAATATGGAAAAGTTGAAGAATTTGATGGTGAGGAGGAACTACTACGAAAGCAAGCACAAAATATTAAACCAACAGAAGTATTACAGTGGTTTGATGAAATGCTATCTCTACAAAATATTTAGAGGTGCCTTATGAAATATATCCTTTTAGTTGGCGATGGGATGGCGGATTATCCCATTCCAGAATTAGGGGAAAAAACACCTCTGGAAGTGGCTAATATTCCAAATTTAAACTACTTAGCCCAAAATGGTGTCGTGGGTGAGATTAAAACTGTTCCTGATGGGATGCCACCGGGAAGTGATGTCGCCATTTTGTCGGTATTAGGCTATAATCCGGAGAAATATTACCCTGGCCGAGCACCTATTGAAGCCGCAAGTATGGGAATTGAATTAAAAGAAGATGAAATTGCTTTTAGATGTAATCTTGTAACGATAGAAGACGAAATACTAAAAGATTATAGCGCAGGACATATTTCAACCAGCGAAGCAAAACAGATAATTGAGTTTTTAAATGAAAAACTTGGTAGTGAACAGGTCAAATTCTACCCCGGGGTTAGCTATCGCCATCTAATGGTATTAAAGGAAGATGCAAGATGGAAGATGCAAAATGTCCGATTAACCTGCACGCCACCTCATGACATTACTGGAAAACCCTATGATTCTTATCTTCCAACAGGTGAAGGAGCAGAGGTTATTCGTGAATTAATGTTTGCCTCACAAGGATTTTTAGAAAATCATCCGGTTAATCAAAATAGACTTAAAGAAAATAAAAACCCAGCGAATATGGTCTGGTTATGGGGGCAGGGGAAACCTTCAAAGATGCCTACACTTGAACAAAAGTTTGGTCTCAGGGGAGCAGTTATTGCCGCAGTTGATTTAGTTAGAGGACTTGGGAAATATGCAGGATTAGAGATAATTGATGTTCCTGGAGCAACGGGTTATCTTGATACAAATTTTATTGGCAAGGCTGAATATGCCTTAGCCGCATTAAAGAATAAGGATTTTGTATTTGTCCATGTCGAGGCTCCAGATGAAGCCGGTCATAACGGTGACCTACAAGCCAAGATTAAGGCAATCGAAGACTTTGATTCAAAAGTAGTCGGCACGATTATTAATGGTCTGCCGGGGATAAAAGATGAAGTGAGAATTTGTGCCCTATGCGACCACCCAACACCAATTTCACTTAAAACCCATTCCGCGGATAATGTCCCATTTATACTTTATGGACATAAAATAGAACCAGATGAAATATTAGAATATAATGAACACTCAGCAAAAAATACCTTAATTAATTTTCAAGAGGGGCATACTTTAATAAATTACTTTATTATGGGTTAATAATAAGCCTACAGGTATCAGCCTGTATCCTGCATCCTCTGCCTACTGATACCTGATGGTGGGACATTTACTAAGATGTTAATTTTAGGGATTGAAACTTCGTGTGATGAAACTGCCTGTGCAGTGGTTGAAAATGGGCAAAGGATTTTGTCTAATATAGTTGCCTCACAAGTAGATATTCACAAAAGATTTAGTGGTGTTGTTCCAGAACTTGCCTCAAGGAAACATATTGAATTAATCAATGTTGTTGTGGAGTCTGCGATAAATGAGGCAAAGGTAAATCTATCTGAAATCGATGCCTGTGCAGTTACTTATGGTCCTGGATTAGTTGGTTCTTTACTCATCGGCTTATCGTTTGCCAAAGCACTTGCCTATTCACAAAATATACCACTTATTGGAATAAATCATTTAGAGGGACATATCTATGCGACATATTTAGAAAATCCACAACTTTCATTACCGGCAATCGCCCTTATTGTCTCTGGTGGTCATACGGAATTAGTTGAGGTTGATGAATGGGGGAAATATAAATTATTAGGCAGGACGATAGATGATGCTGTTGGCGAGGCATTTGATAAAGCGGCAAAATTACTTGATTTAGGATACCCCGGCGGCCCTATCATTGACGCCTTCTCAAAACAAGGTAAGCCAGATGCAATTAAATTCCCACGCCCATTATGGCGAAAAAAAGACTTTGATTTCAGTTTAAGTGGTTTAAAAACATCTTTAATTCATTTTCTAAAAGGTCAGACGCCAGCTAACATCGAAGATATTACTGCCAGTTTTCAGGAGGCAATAGTAGATGTATTGGTTGATAAAACAATTACTGCCGCAAATGATATAAAAAATATTATCTTATGTGGAGGTGTAGCCGCTAATAGCCGACTTAAAGAAAGATTGACCACAGAAGCTAAACCCAAAGGAATAACCGTTTATTATCCTTCGCCTAAATTCTGTACAGACAATGCGGCGATGATTGCTGGATTAGGTTATGTAAAATATCTTCAGCGGAATTTTGCCCCATTATCATTAAATGCAAACCCAAATCTAAAGTTGGGTATTGAATAAGCGGTCAGGTCTGGGTGTATGTAAAATTTGTGGGTAAAAAATATTGAGGAATATTCATCTTTTTGCCGATATAAAGAAATAGATGAAATTCAATGCGAAAATTACAAATTCCAAGCACCAAATCTCAAATAAATTCCAAATTCCAATTTCCAAATAAGTTTCAAATTCCAAAGATTATATGACAACGAAAGGAATTTATTTAGATCTTTCAATAATTGAAGAAAAAATCTTTTTCTTGTATTGTTTGGAATTTTGAATTTTGGTTATTGAAATTTATTTGTAATTTGGTATTTGTGATTTGGAATTTTATGATTTTCAATTGATTTAACCGTTACTTCAGACGGCTAAATAGTTACCCATAAATTTTACACGCACCCGTTAGGTCTAAAAAAATGAAAATTACTTTATTCATTATAATTTTTTTAATTTTGCTACTTTCCTTATCTCTAACCATAATAAAAAAAGGGAAGAAAAAGAAGGTCAAAGAAAGATTAAAACCCTATGTTGGACCACTTTTTATCCCACAAATAACCAATATTGACCAAAAAGAAAGCCTGCCAGATAAACTTGGGACTAAACTAATAAATTTTATATTTTTTAAAGGATACCAGGCAAAGATTAAGGATAAATTAGCCAAAGCAGGTGTTTTACTTCGACCGTCGGAATTTATCTTGATTAATTTATTTATATCTCTTTGTTTTGCAGGTATTGGCATAGTCATTTTTCCAAAGATATTCTTCATTAGTCTTTTTGCTGGAGGTAGTTTTGGATATTTTCTTCCGCATTTCTTTTTAGATTATCTCAAAAAAAAGAGGTTATCTATCTTCACCAGCCAGTTATGTAATGTTATTTCGCTAATCTCAAATTCTCTTAAAGCCGGATATAGCTTTTTGCAAGCATTGGATATGGTGGCTAAAGAAACCTCCCCGCCAATATCTGTTGAATTCAGTCGGGTCTTACGCGAGGATAATTTGGGCGTCCCATTAGAAAAGGCACTTGAAAACCTTGTTAATCGAATAGAAAGTGAAGATTTAGATTTAGTCGTAACTGCAGTATTGATTCAAAAGCAAATTGGTGGGAATCTGTCAGAGATTTTAGACCGTGTCGCATACACTATCCGGGAACGAATCCGAATTAAAGGAGAGATAAAAACATTGACCGCTCAAGGACGACTATCTGGACTTATTGTCTCACTTTTGCCCGTTATCTTAGGATTAATCCTCAGTCTTCTCCAACCTGATATTTATAAACTCCTTATCACCGAACGGATGGGCTGGTTAATAATTGGGATAGGTGTAACAATGCAAGTCATTGGAATATTAATTATAAAAAAATTAATTCGGGTGGAAGTATGAGGGAGTGAAAGAGGTGGATGTGATGAATTTTTTATTAGTGATGATAATTTTTATGGTTATTACTACTTTTTCTCTGGTAATTATAGGAGTCCTTACATCCAGAAGGGCAAAAGTTATCAATCGACTTAAAAAGGTAACATCAGATAGAACACCTGAACAAATAGTAATCTCTTTAGACGAAGAGGAGTTAAGAAAACCCTTTTTTGAGCGGATGGTTAAGCCTGTTATCCAGAAAATAGCATTAAAATTTACCCGAAAAGAAGGCTCTTCGGCGTATCAAGATAAACTTTTAACTCAACTTATTATGGCGGGAAATCCAGGGAATTTACAACCCGGTGAATTTATTGTCATCCAATTTTTGATAAGTTTGGTTTTATTATTTGTTATTTTAATATTGTGTCTATTTATTAATCTAAACCCACCTATTTTAATTCTTGTTTTTGCCTTAACTGGTTTTGGATTTGGGTTTGTAGGACCTAAATTTTGGTTAAGTAAGCAAGTTACAATAAGGAAGCGGCAAATTTCAAGGTCATTACCAGGCACCCTTGACTTATTACAGGTAAGTATGGAGGCAGGATTAGGATTTGATTTAGCTTTATCAAAGGTGGTGGAGAAGGTTAAAGGACCGCTGGCTTTTGAGTTCAAAAAGGCATTAGAAGAGATTATAGTTGGCAAGAGTCGAAAGGAGGCGTTGAAAGATATTAGCAGACGCACACAAGTAGAAGATTTACAATTGTTTATTAACAATATTATTCAAGCCGAACAACTTGGTGTGGGTATCGCCAGGGTAATTCAGGTTCAGTCAGACCAAATCAGGGTTCTTCAACGACAACGGGCAGAAGAGCAGGCAATGAAAGTCCCTATCAAAATGCTCTTTCCACTCATCTTCTTCATCTTCCCCACTATCCTTCTGGTTGTCCTGGGTCCTGTCTTGCTTAAAATTATTAGCGAATTAGGCACAACAACAATCAAGTTTAGCTTTTGAGTGGAAATAAGGGTAAGCGTTCAGCCACAGAGGCACAGAGTTCACAGAGAATTAGGAAAATTAGCCAGAAATAGACACGAATTAACCTGCGACATTCGATAAGTGTAGTGGGAACCTTTAGGTTCGCTTTCCTGCTTTTTATTATTCGTATTCATTCGTGGTTATATATTCTCTCTGTGTTCTCTGTGACTCTGTGGCTATATCCCTGAACGGTTACAAATAAGGAATATGGATAAGGTCGAATTATTTAAAAAAATAGATAAGATAATTGGGACACCGATTTGTTTTGTTTTAGGTGTATTAGATAAGATGTTCTTCAGGAAACGGATTTCACAACATCACTGGCAGAGAATTTTGGTTATCAAACTAATTGCTATTGGAGACTTAGTCGTAGCACTTCCAACCATAAAGGCACTGAGAAAAAGTTTTCCAGAGGCATATCTAACAATATTAGTCACTCCACGCGTAAAACAAGTAGTTGAAGGCTGTCCATATCTTGACCGTATTATCTACTATGACATATTAAATACAGGAATATTCGGTTTATTCAAGATTATCTCTTTATTAAGAAAGGAGGAGTTTGATGTTGTGCTTGAATTAGACCATTATTACCGTATCACCAGTTTAATCACATTTTTTGCCGGGATAAAGAACCGTGTAGGTTTTGATTTACCTGGACAGGGGAGAAGAGGACTGGTAACGACAAAGGTGCCATATTTAGTTCAAAGGCATGAGGTAGAGACATTTTTAGAAGCCGCCAGAGTTATCGGAGCAGATATTTCAGAAAAGGCATTAGTAGAAATCTGGGTCTCGGAGCAAGACAGAGAATATGTGAATAGATTTTTAAAAAAAGTTGGGATAATGGAACAAGACCTTTTAATCGGCATCCATCCAGGCACAGGGCCAAGTGCCATCTCTCGTAGATGGGCACCGGAAAAATTCGGTAAATTAGCTGACTGGCTAATTAAAGAAAAAAAGGCGAAGGTAATCTTTACCGGTGCTAATTCAGAGATGAAATTAATCAATGAATCTGTAAAATTTATGACTTCACAACCTATCATTGCCGCAGGGAAGATGAATTTAAAACAATTTGCAAACCTATGTCAAAGATGCAAATTATTTATTTCTGTTGATACCGGCCCTCTACACATTGCCGCGGCAATGAAAACCCCGGTCATTGGACTTTATGGTCCTAACACCCCTTTAAAATGGGGACCTTATGGGAAACAACACATTACTATCTATAAGAATTTACCCTGCAGCCCCTGCACCAAACAGTACCTTGGTCAGGTATCTAAATGTAAAAACCCTAAATGTATGGAAGAAATAACGGTAGAAGAAGTAATGGAGGCAATAGAAAAGATGTTTTGAAAATATGAGATGTGTTCCCATAAAAATTTATCTTGAAAATTTATACCATAAATGTTATAATAATGCCTGATGGCTGAAATCTGAGACTTAAACGCTTACAAAAAGAGAGGTATCTAAAATAATGGCACAAATGATAAAAATACTTGTTGCTGATGCAGATTTAAAGACACGATTAGAATTAAAAAAGTTATTATTTCAAGTAACCCCAGAATCTAAACTTATTTTAGGGGATAAAGACCTACAAATAGTTGGTGAAGCAGATAGTTTTAGGGATATAGAAACATTAGCCACAAAATTCTCACCAGATATTATCCTCCTGAGCACTAATATCGAAGGTCTAAATGCCTCCTGTGGAATAGCGCGGACATTTCCAGGCTCAAGTGTGATAACTCTCAGTGACCGTTCTTTAACCCCGGATGAATTGAAGAAAGCAATGTTAAGTGGCGTCCGCTCCTTTTTAGTTCACCCAATAGACCAACTTGAGTTACATAAGGTCATAATTGAGATATTTGAGTTAAATAATCAAAGGCGGGAAAAAATAGAGACCACGGCGGTTACGCCTACTCCTATAGTGAAAAGCAAAATAATTGCAGTTTTTGGGGCAAAAGGCGGTGTTGGGAGAACTCTATTAAGCACTAATTTAGCCGTATGTATGGCTGAGTCCCTTCATCCCCAAAATAAAAAAGTTGCCTTGATAGACCTTGACTTACAATTTGGTGATGTTGCCATTATGCTTAATTTGTCTCCAACTAAAACTATTACCGGCTTAACTAAAGAGATTAATGAATTAGGCGAGATAGATGATGAATTATTAGAATCATATCTGATTAAATATCGGGATAAACTCGCCATTTTACCTGCACCACTAACACCAGAAGAGGCAGATTTAGTTAGCGGCGAACACATAGAAAAAATTCTAAAACTAATCCGTAATAAATACCATTATACCATTATTGATTGCAGTCGAATTTTATCTGAGTCTATTTTAGTTGCCTTAACCAGTGCGGATATAATTATTTTATTGCTTACACTCGATATTCCTACAATTAAAAACGCAAAACTATCATTAGAAATAATGGAAAAACTTGGATTTATGCCTAAGGTAAAATTAGTTCTCAATCGCGCTAATACCAAAATGGGCATTTCTATG
This DNA window, taken from bacterium, encodes the following:
- a CDS encoding FapA family protein encodes the protein MEQDLAYQYGIQDWEQELLGDEAIPGQLLAVKNPPAPGKPGLTVTGEELTPQVGEDIPLIPGKNTYLSEDKQRIYSAVSGKISWRGHRVDVEEELQIQGDVDEDIEFEGRVKISGNVGEKFKVHAGGDIIIGGLVQSAEITSGGSIEIGQEISKATITAEEDIKASAVKEATLEAKGNILIDGPILGSKVNGYRVICSGRRGIITGGTTSAKKEISAMAIGSEKSSVQTELKVGQGGRLSVQGILYPKVKMLLGRRSMIAKKPVKKTTYKIEMSGVTAITYEPPRIEPVEEITLENKPQIKTDIPSSVILAAFSVEEGKRRGAGLLGLPHTEAGYKLLPTPYSKGILLRVFKANVIGPWSERWDELYGPPVDGSFSFDNRSDGLYITIIHHRGEGKQVTPQDILKKCEEDGFVNIEQEKVEEVCTKRTKEPVKIGPRQYIKGTVEVVISEDESKASISIVPPKLGGMLMKMDEVMQALNENGVVLTLVKKERIIEALNKAEFNVLIDVAEHQLPLPGKKAYFNYQLGVKDGVEIINDTAIPGQLLAVKSPATYGKPGMTIRGKEIPALSGEDFELTIGRNTFLSDNKLKLFASSFGRVVWTDNRADVEQIFDFQGDVDENIEFDGIINISGSLGNKFKVNASSDVNIGGGINDAEIICSGNVEVKQDIIIGNINAQGNIIARSAKNSTLETKGSIILEDGLTNCTIKADKIICKGRRGFIIGGTIQAQKEINAKAIGSDRVSTQTTITVAQGGKISSYGYIFPKVNMMLGRRSMLVKRALKRLTLNAGLSGITTTDYEEPKIEIAKKMPIIQVQDTTKTETAKPKLPPSVVIYASSLEEGKIKGAELLNISPTDLDGEMIPKEHSKLPILRIFPRDSFGPWKKEWEEMYGPARDGSFTLENKPDGLYLHLTPHRGAGKAVKPEDILAEIKNQEFTGVDSSKVIEACKSKVKTTTKIGIMQLTKDFGGKVKVDIGDKGLKAFFTIIPPDRGALMLKKEDVLNALKEKGVMVGIKEEAIINALKNREFNKSILVAEAILPQLGQKAQFTYQIGSTK
- a CDS encoding ORF6N domain-containing protein; the protein is MNQLIPRERIESKIFVIRDQKVMLDRDLAELYEVKPIRLREQVKRNAKRFPVDFMFQLNKEEKEELIANCDRFKIMKHSPTNPYVFTEQGVAMLSSVLNSERAILVNIQIMRAFTRMRKILSSHEELRRKVEDMERKYDAQFGKYDTQFKIIFDAIKALMAPPPERTIKIGF
- the thrC gene encoding threonine synthase — its product is MNNNWQGIIAQYKDFLPVLDKTPIITLKEGNTPLIEAKNLSEVIGGNLKIYLKYEGLNPTGSFKDRGMTLAISKAVEEGSKAVMCASTGNTSASAACYAALAKIDCVVLIPEGAIALGKLAQALMHGAKVLAVQGNFDDALNLVREITAKYPVTLVNSINPYRIEGQKTGAFEIVDVLGKAPDYHAIPVGNAGNITAYWKGYKEYKQAGKIASLPKMLGFQAAGAAPIVEGRIIENPQTIATAIKIGNPASWKQASAARDESGGIIDKVTDEEIIEAYKMLAALEGVFVEPASAASVAGVIKLNKQNYFNRLSTIVCILTGHGLKDPDRAIKVAPQPTVVPAKLEKIVELLGY
- a CDS encoding cofactor-independent phosphoglycerate mutase; translated protein: MKYILLVGDGMADYPIPELGEKTPLEVANIPNLNYLAQNGVVGEIKTVPDGMPPGSDVAILSVLGYNPEKYYPGRAPIEAASMGIELKEDEIAFRCNLVTIEDEILKDYSAGHISTSEAKQIIEFLNEKLGSEQVKFYPGVSYRHLMVLKEDARWKMQNVRLTCTPPHDITGKPYDSYLPTGEGAEVIRELMFASQGFLENHPVNQNRLKENKNPANMVWLWGQGKPSKMPTLEQKFGLRGAVIAAVDLVRGLGKYAGLEIIDVPGATGYLDTNFIGKAEYALAALKNKDFVFVHVEAPDEAGHNGDLQAKIKAIEDFDSKVVGTIINGLPGIKDEVRICALCDHPTPISLKTHSADNVPFILYGHKIEPDEILEYNEHSAKNTLINFQEGHTLINYFIMG
- the tsaD gene encoding tRNA (adenosine(37)-N6)-threonylcarbamoyltransferase complex transferase subunit TsaD, with protein sequence MLILGIETSCDETACAVVENGQRILSNIVASQVDIHKRFSGVVPELASRKHIELINVVVESAINEAKVNLSEIDACAVTYGPGLVGSLLIGLSFAKALAYSQNIPLIGINHLEGHIYATYLENPQLSLPAIALIVSGGHTELVEVDEWGKYKLLGRTIDDAVGEAFDKAAKLLDLGYPGGPIIDAFSKQGKPDAIKFPRPLWRKKDFDFSLSGLKTSLIHFLKGQTPANIEDITASFQEAIVDVLVDKTITAANDIKNIILCGGVAANSRLKERLTTEAKPKGITVYYPSPKFCTDNAAMIAGLGYVKYLQRNFAPLSLNANPNLKLGIE
- a CDS encoding type II secretion system F family protein, yielding MKITLFIIIFLILLLSLSLTIIKKGKKKKVKERLKPYVGPLFIPQITNIDQKESLPDKLGTKLINFIFFKGYQAKIKDKLAKAGVLLRPSEFILINLFISLCFAGIGIVIFPKIFFISLFAGGSFGYFLPHFFLDYLKKKRLSIFTSQLCNVISLISNSLKAGYSFLQALDMVAKETSPPISVEFSRVLREDNLGVPLEKALENLVNRIESEDLDLVVTAVLIQKQIGGNLSEILDRVAYTIRERIRIKGEIKTLTAQGRLSGLIVSLLPVILGLILSLLQPDIYKLLITERMGWLIIGIGVTMQVIGILIIKKLIRVEV
- a CDS encoding type II secretion system F family protein, giving the protein MNFLLVMIIFMVITTFSLVIIGVLTSRRAKVINRLKKVTSDRTPEQIVISLDEEELRKPFFERMVKPVIQKIALKFTRKEGSSAYQDKLLTQLIMAGNPGNLQPGEFIVIQFLISLVLLFVILILCLFINLNPPILILVFALTGFGFGFVGPKFWLSKQVTIRKRQISRSLPGTLDLLQVSMEAGLGFDLALSKVVEKVKGPLAFEFKKALEEIIVGKSRKEALKDISRRTQVEDLQLFINNIIQAEQLGVGIARVIQVQSDQIRVLQRQRAEEQAMKVPIKMLFPLIFFIFPTILLVVLGPVLLKIISELGTTTIKFSF
- a CDS encoding glycosyltransferase family 9 protein codes for the protein MDKVELFKKIDKIIGTPICFVLGVLDKMFFRKRISQHHWQRILVIKLIAIGDLVVALPTIKALRKSFPEAYLTILVTPRVKQVVEGCPYLDRIIYYDILNTGIFGLFKIISLLRKEEFDVVLELDHYYRITSLITFFAGIKNRVGFDLPGQGRRGLVTTKVPYLVQRHEVETFLEAARVIGADISEKALVEIWVSEQDREYVNRFLKKVGIMEQDLLIGIHPGTGPSAISRRWAPEKFGKLADWLIKEKKAKVIFTGANSEMKLINESVKFMTSQPIIAAGKMNLKQFANLCQRCKLFISVDTGPLHIAAAMKTPVIGLYGPNTPLKWGPYGKQHITIYKNLPCSPCTKQYLGQVSKCKNPKCMEEITVEEVMEAIEKMF
- a CDS encoding AAA family ATPase, which translates into the protein MAQMIKILVADADLKTRLELKKLLFQVTPESKLILGDKDLQIVGEADSFRDIETLATKFSPDIILLSTNIEGLNASCGIARTFPGSSVITLSDRSLTPDELKKAMLSGVRSFLVHPIDQLELHKVIIEIFELNNQRREKIETTAVTPTPIVKSKIIAVFGAKGGVGRTLLSTNLAVCMAESLHPQNKKVALIDLDLQFGDVAIMLNLSPTKTITGLTKEINELGEIDDELLESYLIKYRDKLAILPAPLTPEEADLVSGEHIEKILKLIRNKYHYTIIDCSRILSESILVALTSADIIILLLTLDIPTIKNAKLSLEIMEKLGFMPKVKLVLNRANTKMGISMKEVKEALSVPILELIPSNGPVAIPSINEGVPFIIKNPKTNISKSITQLADRLIERIDKVKPKKWWK